Proteins encoded in a region of the Rutidosis leptorrhynchoides isolate AG116_Rl617_1_P2 chromosome 9, CSIRO_AGI_Rlap_v1, whole genome shotgun sequence genome:
- the LOC139867401 gene encoding endoribonuclease Dicer homolog 2 has protein sequence MANNGGNGSHAEVADDHLSSARSYQIEALEQALKQNTIVFLETGSGKTLIAIMLLRRYAHLLRKPSRFFAVFLVPTVVLVKQQAEAVRKHLDLDVEEYWGEKGVDYWNAADWKKQQDTHQLMVMTPAILLDALRHSFLSMDDIKLLIFDECHHARKRHAYALIMQEFYHRQLRDGADHLPRILGMTASPVKAKGSSSAEVYWKHIKKLESLMQSKVYTCASESDLAKYISFSTEKYRFYKAIEVPYQMFEKIMSSLSILRQKHERTIRISNLSESSRDSAIKRLSTLSKTFEFCLNELGIWLAIKAAETYSYESNDLFMWGNLDVRGEKFAREFCNDAKKVFSAYVPHDWMINHVNQAAVNIGLLSTKVVCLVESLADYRHVNDMRCIIFVERVITAIVLKSLLRELNPNLCGWKTEYTAGNHSTMQSQSRGAQNKIVEEFRKGEVNIIVATSILEEGLDVQSCNLVIRFDISATVCSFIQSRGRARMQNSDFLLLLRSGDMETLNKVNNYLMSGKIMRDESLSHASEPCEPLDNEILNEVVYHVESTGATLSLSSSISMVYFYCSRLPSDGYFKPYPRFDIDKQSGTCSIYFPKSCPLPSIHISSSSRMLKQLACLEACKQLHKLGALTDNLVPDTVETSVDPQEIEYDYVEEQVQYVPPEIVGRFGADSTKIFHFYLIKLKKNFNYEVPLQDIVLGVNTELNLDNEGLSFDLEADRGNIAVSMTYIGTSLLTQEQITISINFQMTVLRVLLDGSITKLIKSLEEFKLENSPMVFDYLLLPSMGLDENPLTIDWSSVLSVLFPFQKEHNCSLTGDNHHPVHIKNGDNHLQVICSCLVENSLVYTPHNKRVYCIKNRIPGLNGNSLMQINEGGSILYKNYYKTRYGINLLCEDESFFAARQLFVVRNYLQRGRHYKEKEISNAGVELPSELCYVLMSPISIKTLYSFSFVPSIMHRIKSWLIALNLKKMHLDCNPQCANVPASKILEAITTKKCIEKFHLESFETLGDSFLKYAASQQLFKNFQDQHEGILSSRREKIISNNSLCRLGCNCNLPGFIRNEPFDPKTWVVPGDRSCPLKMDELVLSNGRKIYIARTRTIKKKVVADVVEALIGVFLIEGGEMAALSFMGWLGITVDFNNTPYIRDLTFQPEKFLNIQHLESLLKYKFKDASLLVEALTHGSYMLPEIPKCYQRLEFLGDAVLDYLITMHLNTKYPGLTPGMLTDLRSASVNNDCYAQSAMKVELHKHILHGSPDLHRHIVSTVETFDPLSLEYTFGWESETSFPKVLGDVIESLAGAIFVDSGYNKERVYESIRPLLEPLVTPETLKLHPVKELQNITQKNHYEFNKSRKRTEDGTILFTVEVKAEGHVFKESGMAQDKKMAERLASKSVLKLLKEKIPSIFHNSKEGNDLNSEMND, from the exons ATGGCGAACAATGGAGGCAACGGAAGCCACGCTGAAGTTGCTGACGATCATCTGTCATCTGCGCGAAG TTATCAGATAGAAGCTTTAGAGCAAGCTTTAAAGCAGAACACAATAGTGTTTTTGGAGACTGGATCAGGCAAAACGTTAATTGCTATTATGCTTTTACGTCGCTATGCACATCTCTTGCGAAAACCTTCACGTTTCTTTGCTGTTTTTTTGGTACCCACTGTTGTGTTAGTCAAACAG CAAGCTGAAGCTGTGAGGAAGCACCTTGATCTCGATGTGGAAGAATACTGGGGGGAAAAGGGTGTTGATTATTGGAACGCTGCCGATTGGAAAAAACAGCAAGACACACATCAG CTAATGGTTATGACACCGGCCATTTTACTTGACGCGTTGAGGCATAGTTTTTTAAGCATGGATGACATCAAGTTACTGATATTCGATGAATGTCATCATGCGAGGAAACGACATGCTTACGCTCTTATTATGCAG GAGTTCTATCACCGCCAGCTACGTGATGGTGCTGATCATCTTCCTAGGATACTCGGGATGACAGCTTCACCTGTGAAAGCTAAAG GGTCAAGCTCAGCTGAGGTTTACTGGAAACACATTAAGAAGCTCGAGAGTCTCATGCAATCTAAG GTATATACATGTGCAAGTGAATCTGATCTAGCCAAGTACATTTCTTTCTCTACCGAAAAGTATAGATTTTACAAGGCGATCGAAGTTCCATATCAGATGTTTGAGAAGATTATGAGTAGCTTGTCAATATTAAGACAAAAG CATGAAAGAACGATACGAATTTCAAATCTTTCTGAATCGTCAAGGGACAGTGCTATTAAAAGGTTGTCAACGCTATCCAAAACATTCGAGTTCTGCTTAAATGAGCTAGGCATATGGTTGGCAATAAAG GCAGCCGAAACATACTCATATGAATCAAACGACCTCTTTATGTGGGGGAATTTGGATGTTCGTGGTGAGAAATTTGCTAGAGAATTTTGCAATGATGCGAAGAAAGTTTTCTCCGCCTATGTACCCCATG ATTGGATGATTAACCACGTTAACCAAGCAGCTGTGAACATTGGATTACTGTCAACCAAAGTAGTGTGCTTAGTTGAATCACTTGCTGATTACAG GCATGTTAATGATATGCGATGTATAATATTTGTTGAGAGGGTGATTACGGCTATCGTGCTTAAAAGCTTACTCAGGGAATTAAATCCCAATCTATGTGGGTGGAAAACCGAATATACAGCTGGCAATCATTCTACGATGCAGTCGCAAAGCCGTGGTGCTCAAAATAAAATTGTTGAAGAGTTTCGTAAGGGAGAG GTTAATATTATTGTTGCAACATCGATTCTTGAAGAAGGTTTGGACGTTCAGAGTTGTAATCTCGTGATCCGATTCGACATATCTGCTACTGTGTGTAGTTTCATTCAGTCTCGTGGTCGGGCCCGTATGCAAAATTCTGATTTTTTGTTGTTGCTTAGAAG TGGTGATATGGAAACATTGAATAAGGTAAACAATTACCTCATGAGTGGAAAAATCATGCGAGATGAGTCATTAAGTCATGCGTCTGAACCGTGTGAGCCACTTGACAACGAGATTTTGAATGAAGTTGTTTATCATGTTGAATCTACTGGTGCAACATTAAGCTTGAGCTCTAGCATTTCAATGGTTTACTTCTATTGTTCTCGGCTACCGTCTGATGG GTATTTTAAACCGTATCCACGATTTGATATTGATAAGCAATCAGGAACTTGCAGCATATATTTTCCTAAAAGTTGCCCACTTCCAAGTATTCATATATCTAGCAGTTCAAGAATGCTAAAACAACTTGCATGCCTTGAGGCTTGTAAGCAACTTCATAAGTTGGGCGCATTAACTGATAATCTTGTTCCTGATACTGTGGAGACATCTGTTGATCCACAAGAAATCG AGTATGATTATGTAGAAGAACAAGTTCAATATGTACCACCAGAGATTGTGGGTCGATTTGGAGCTGATTCAACTAAGATATTTCATTTCTATCTAATAAAACTAAAGAAAAACTTCAATTACGAAGTTCCATTACAAGATATTGTGCTTGGAGTGAACACCGAGTTAAATCTCGACAATGAAGGGTTATCTTTTGATCTCGAGGCCGACAGGGGCAACATTGCTGTCTCTATGACATATATCGGAACTTCTTTGCTTACACAAGAGCAG ATCACAATATCTATCAACTTCCAAATGACTGTTTTGAGAGTACTTCTCGATGGTTCTATCACGAAGTTGATCAAGTCTCTTGAAGAGTTCAAATTAGAAAATAGTCCGATGGTATTCGACTATTTATTGCTCCCGTCGATGGGATTAGATGAAAACCCATTAACGATCGATTGGAGTTCTGTTCTGTCTGTCTTGTTTCCTTTTCAAAAAGAACATAATTGTTCTTTAACGGGTGATAACCATCACCCGGTACACATAAAAAACGGCGATAACCATCTGCAAGTAATATGCAGCTGTTTGGTGGAAAATTCACTTGTGTATACGCCTCATAATAAGCGTGTTTATTGCATAAAAAATAGAATACCTGGACTAAATGGTAATTCTTTGATGCAAATAAACGAAGGGGGATCAATTTTATACAAAAATTACTACAAAACGAG ATATGGGATTAACTTATTGTGTGAAGATGAATCTTTTTTTGCTGCTAGACAACTTTTTGTTGTTCGAAATTATCTTCAAAGAGGCAGACATTACAAGGAAAAAG AGATAAGTAATGCAGGAGTTGAACTGCCATCTGAACTGTGTTACGTATTAATGTCTCCCATatctataaaaaccttatactcttTCTCGTTTGTACCATCTATAATGCATAGGATCAAGTCCTGGCTTATTGCCTTGAATTTGAAAAAAATGCATTTAGATTGTAACCCACAATGTGCAAACGTTCCTGCTTCAAAG ATTTTGGAAGCAATCACGACCAAGAAATGCATTGAAAAATTTCATCTTGAATCATTTGAGACTTTAGGCGATTCTTTCTTGAAATATGCTGCTAGCCAGCAACTATTTAAAAACTTTCAGGATCAACATGAAGGCATCTTGAGTTCGAGAAGGGAAAAAATAATCTCCAATAACTCCTTATGTAGATTGGGATGTAACTGCAATCTTCCA GGTTTTATACGCAACGAGCCATTTGATCCAAAAACTTGGGTTGTTCCCGGGGATCGTTCTTGCCCGTTAAAAATGGATGAATTGGTACTTTCAAATGGAAGAAAAATCTATATTGCTCGAACAAGAACCATAAAAAAGAAAGTTGTTGCAGATGTCGTTGAAGCCTTAATTGGTGTATTTTTAATCGAAGGAGGCGAAATGGCAGCTTTATCTTTCATGGGCTGGCTCGGTATAACTGTTGACTTTAACAACACACCGTACATAAGAGACTTGACTTTTCAACCCGAAAAGTTTCTAAATATACAACACTTGGAATCTTTACTTAAATATAAATTTAAAGACGCCTCGTTGCTTGTTGAGGCTCTTACGCACGGATCTTACATGCTACCCGAGATTCCTAAATGTTACCAG CGTTTAGAATTTTTGGGAGATGCGGTGTTGGATTATCTCATAACGATGCACTTAAACACTAAATATCCGGGGCTGACTCCGGGAATGTTGACTGATCTGAGATCGGCATCCGTAAATAACGATTGTTATGCACAATCTGCAATGAAGGTTGAACTTCACAAACACATTCTACATGGATCTCCAGACCTTCATCGTCATATAGTCTCTACCGTTGAAACCTTTGACCCGTTGTCCTTGGAATATACTTTCGGATGGGAGTCCGAGACCAGTTTTCCAAAG GTACTTGGAGATGTTATTGAATCTCTAGCCGGGGCAATTTTTGTTGACTCGGGCTATAATAAAGAGCGAGTTTATGAGAGCATTAGGCCTCTTTTGGAGCCATTGGTGACACCGGAGACTCTAAAACTACACCCTGTGAAAGAGTTGCAGAATATTACTCAAAAAAATCATTACGAATTTAACAAATCGCGTAAACGCACTGAAGATGGTACAATCTTGTTCACTGTCGAAGTGAAGGCGGAAGGCCATGTATTTAAAGAGTCGGGCATGGCACAAGACAAGAAAATGGCTGAAAGACTCGCATCCAAGTCTGTTTTGAAGTTACTTAAAGAAAAAATACCTTCGATTTTTCACAATTCGAAGGAGGGAAATGATTTGAATTCTGAAATGAATGATTAA